ATATTAATTTTGACATGAATACAAATGTCATTGACGTCTATATCAATTACCTCCGTAAAAAGATCGATAAACCTTACGAGCAAAAGCTCATTCATACCATAAAAGGATTAGGCTACACCATCAAGCCTTAATATATGCAAATCAGAAAAAAAATAACCATTACCTATATCGGGCTTTCCAGCTTGAGTACACTGCTATTGTGCCTTGTGGTTTTTTTCCTGTTCCGAAAAAACAATCAATATTATTTCCTGAAAAGACTGGAAGACCGTGCTAAAATCGTGGCCTCCATCCATTACCAAAATGATCCTGAAAAAGCACGCTACTATCGGGAACTGAAGAAAAATGGCCTGGAAGAACTTGTTGACGAGAATGATTTTGTACTTAAAATCAGCGGTACCAATACCTTTGAATACAATACCAGCCTGAGCCTTCCTCCTGAATTTTACAGTGGCGTAATGAAAAGCGGTACCGGGTGGATCGAAAAAGACCACAAATATTACTATGCCCAGGTTTTCAAAGAAGCAGACCAGGAATATATGGTGATTATAACGGCCAAAGACCGCCGTGGCGATGTAAGTACAATTTACATCACCCGCATTCTCGTTTTTGGCGGATTAGGATTCATACTATTAGCCTATCTGTTTGGTAGTTTCCTGGCACGCCGGGTAATCAATCCTGTATCACGGATTACAAATGAGGTAAAACGCATTAGCGCTTCCAACCTCAACAACCGGCTTCCGTACACGGACAGTTCTGATGAAATTTCCGACCTTAACCGTACCTTTAATGATATGCTGGACCGATTGGAAACTTCGTTCGAGATACAGGCTAATTTCATCAATAATGCCTCGCATGAATTAAAAACCCCAATCACCACTATCATCGCAGAAACTGAAATTATGCTCCTTAAAGAACGGGAGACTTCAGAATACATTACAACGCTGCAGAATATCCATACGCAGGCTTCCCGCCTGGGCAATCTTACAGAAAGCATGCTAAAACTTACCCAAACCGGTTATGATGGCAAAAAACAGGTATTGGATATTGCCCGTATGGATGAATTATTAATGGAAGCCAAATGTGATTTGGACAAATTGTATCCCAATAATCGCGTCACCATCAAGTTGAACAATATTCCAGAAGATGATTCACTATTAATGATTCCGTGTAATCGCCCTTTACTGGAACTTGCCCTGACCAATATTATTACAAATGGCGTCAAGTATTCTGACAACAATGAAGTTTTTGTAACCCTCACCGCTGACCGCTCCACCATTAAAATTCTAATTACCGATATTGGTATTGGAATACCCCCGGAAGATATCCCATACCTCTACGAACCCTTTTTCAGGGGTAAAAAAGCGTCTAAGTATACTGGATATGGACTTGGACTACCATTGGCCATGAAAATCATCCGCATGCATGATGGCGAACTCCTCATCCAGTCAGAACCGGACAAAGGAACTGTAGTCACAATAGTATTTAAGAAAAACAACATTAGAAATTCTAATCTTAATTCTTAGAATATTTTAATTTTAGTTTAAGTTCCCTATTAGATTGCAGTAGTTCTTTTGTAAGTATAAAATCAATACGATTATACTTATGAAAAACATACTCATCCCCACACAGCTACAACAGGATACGATCAGCGCCGTTAAAACTGCCGCTGGCTATTCCGGAGGTAAAAAATGTGACATCATATTACTGCTGGTATCAGAAGTTCCAGAATCGTATTCCAGTGCTTATATGCTTCGGAAAATGAAACATGAACTTGCTCCTTCACAAGCAAAAGTACTCCAAAACTGCAGGTCGATCGCTGCAGAATTCAAAAACTGCACGCTGAAAGTCCACAATCAATATGGTATTTCGGCTCCGCTACTGCGTAATCTGACAGAGCATTTTTCTATTGGGCTGACCATATTAGCCCCCAGCTATAAAACTTCCCAGAATAAAATGCACAGTTACCTGCTGCAACTTCTTTTGAATTCCAAATGCCCCATATTACACCTGGGCACGAGTGAGACCTACCAGGATTTTAATAAGGCACTGTATTTAGAACATACTTCCTCCCGGATACAGGTCGAAGATTTACAATCGTTGGTAAAGGAGCAATTTTCCTTCCGGATCGTAAGCCAGGCCAAAGTTCACAACGAACTCAGCGCTGAAGCACTAAATCCTATGCTTACTGAAGCGATATCAAAAAACAATATCGATATCCTGATTGAAACCCGGAAACCGGAAAAAATAAAATTACGCCGAAAAGAAGGCAACACCTCACACTTATCTCTTGGATTACCTGTGCTTTCCTTATATGAAGAAGCTATCTAATCCTTACAAGATTAAAACGATTTCTGAATTTAATTCCACACACTATGCTACTGAAAAAGAAAATACCCATGAAATATGTCCTGGGAAAAATAAAAGTTGAACTGTTACTGGTGATCATCTATGCGACTACTTTTTCGTTGATCCATCAATATTACCAGACCATTTCTATTAATATTCCCATCGCGCTACCTACTATTATAGGTACGATTATCTCTTTGCTACTGGCTTTCAAATCCAATCAGGCTTATGATCGCTGGTGGGAAGCCCGAATTGTATGGGGCGCTATTGTAAATGATTCCCGAACGCTGATCCGTCAGGTAATCTCTTTCTACAAAGACCCTGATTTTTCGGTAGAAGCAAATAACTTCAAAGAAAATTTTGCACGCCGACAAGCCTCCTGGTGTTATAGCCTTGGACAATCGTTACGGGACAAAGACCCTATAAAACCAATAAAACATCTATTACAGGAAGAAGAATTGCGTTTTGTAAAGAAACACAAGCACGTACCGAATGCCATTTTATCGTTGCATGCCAAAGAATTGACCAAAGCGACTTTGAGTGGAAAAATAAATGTATACCAACAGGTAGAAATTGACAATACCATTACACGCCTATGTGATTCTATGGGAAAATGCGAGCGTATTAAAAATACCATTTTCCCAACTACCTACAGTATGTACATCCGATTCACGCTTTGCCTCTTCATCCTAATGTTGCCATTTGGCCTTATCGATTACCTCGGATGGCTGCAGGTTCCCTTGGTGACTACTATGGCAGCAGCATTTTTCCTGATTGAAAAAATGGCCATCCATTTACAGGATCCATTTGAAAACAGACCAACGGATACTCCGGTTACTGCTATTGCGAATAATATTGAGAGAAACCTAATGCAAATGGTGAATGAGTACCGCGATGAATTTGCAGAAGAAGCTAATTCTTTAGCCGAAGCTCAACATATTGTTCCGGTCAAAAACACCTATTTTGTATTATAATAAGTAGTTTGTTTTGTTTGTGGCTGTTCCTCTGAGATCAGTCAATATTAAAAATCCCCTGAATGATCTGGTTTCAGGGGATTTTATTTTTTGTATACCGGATTTATTTGGTGATATTCCGGTTATCAAAAGTAGACACATCAATCACCTGTTCCAAATCGACATCAAAAGCAATCCGAACACTATCCCCTACCCTTGTTACCGGTAATTCATTCGACAATTGCGAAGAGCCGACAAAAACATTCGGGTAGTCTTTTACCGTAAAATAATAAAAGCTATTTCCGTTTTTGACATCAATTCCTATTCGTGTTACTATGGAATTGACGGTCTTTTTGGAAGTAATACTTTCCGGATTAATTCCATTATCTGCCATATTATATACGTTTTTATAAGCCATGAGCGTTTCCCGCATGGTATTACCAACTCCAACAATAGTATAGTCACTAATATCAACCATCGCAAACATCTTTACCAGCCCACCATCATCTTTTAATGTCATCACATAAGTCGGTATATTGTTGATAATATACGGAATCGGTAACGAGGCATAATAACCTTTTTCCTGGACTTTACCCTGTGCGGAACTTTGGGCTGCAAATTCCGTTGCCCCACTTTGCTTGTAATACGTAGTTTCTTTTGTACGTGTATCCACCAGGACAAATCCTACAGTCGATTCTTCTTTCCCAACAGACGACAGTCCGGTATACCAATAGGATTTATGATTTTCTCCATATACCAGCGTTAGCCCTTCCGTAATCTGCAATTTATTTTCATTGGAGAAATTCCAGAATCCATGTACATATTCTCCCCAGTCATTCAACTGAGACTCGATAAAGCTAATGGGCTGTATACGATCGACCCAAAGCGGCGTATCGGCAACACCATATTCTTTAATCTCTCCGGTTTGGGCATTTACCGTCAGTATTCCTGTAGCATCATTTCCCGCAAAACCAATTTCCTTTTTATATCGGGTAACAATCCAATAAGGTATTCCGGCATCATCAATTTCAAAGTTATAATCAGCCAGGCCAGTAGTACTATAACCGTTCAGATAAACATACCGTTCAATTTCTTCATTAAAAAAAGCTGCAGGCTGGTATTTGATCCGTATGGGTTTTCCATCCACATGCTGGATTAATTTCACATCTCTTTCATTCGTAGCAGAAACCATAACATAACCCGATGTACCTTCGGTATTACTGATCCATTTAAAAAAACCGGTATGCAGTAAAGGAGCAACCCAATACAATTCATTATTTACTTTTTGAATGGTAAATTCCCCAATTTCTACCTGGCTCCCCAAAGCAGGTTGCGATCCCAGGATTTTTTCTCCCAGCAACATGGCAAGACTTTCATCCACGACCCGGATTTCATCGAGGGAAATAGGCGCCATATGATTGGACAATTTATTCCCGTTTTCCACTTTTCCAATCAACGCCCTGTAAGCTTTATTACGAAAAACGGGCAAGCTCGTCAATAATGGTCCCAGGGTCATGTAAGCAAAAATCAAAAATGCCGTGATCACCAATAAACGATTGGGTTTGGACAACACTTTTACTTTTTTATACTGATCCGAAAATTCCAGCTTAAAGCTTAGCACAATGGCTACAACAGCCAGAAGAAACAACACAAATGGCAAACCCATAAAACCGAAATTCAAAACAGGCTGCACAAAATAAAACAGTAGAAATGCAAGAACAAAAAGCACTACAACAATGGTAATTTTTTTCATAGTAAATAAAAGTGATTACCATATAAGTCATTAAATTGATAAATTGTTACAGCCAAAGGGATAATAATTTTGAAATAAAATTCCAAAAAAAGGTTATTTTTGTACCCGATTCAATTTTTAAAGAACACTTATGAAAGCATACATATTCCCGGGCCAGGGAGCTCAATTCACCGGAATGGGGAAAGATTTATACGAAAACTCCGCATTGGCAAAAGAGCTATTTGAAAAAGCCAATACTATTTTAGGATTCAGGATTACCGATATTATGTTTGAAGGCACTGCCGAAGCCCTGAAAGAAACAAAAGTAACCCAGCCAGCAGTATTCCTACATTCGGTAATACTTGCTAAGACATTAGGTGAAGACTTTAAGCCTGAAATGGTAGCCGGTCATTCACTGGGTGAATTTTCAGCACTGGTAGCCAATGGGACATTATCTTTTGAAGATGGACTAACATTAGTCTCAAAAAGAGCATTGGCCATGCAAAAAGCCTGTGAAATTAAACCTTCTACTATGGCGGCAGTTTTAGGCCTGGAGGACAAAATTGTGGAAGAGGTATGTGCTTCTATTGATGGTATTGTAGTCGCTGCAAATTATAACTGTCCGGGGCAGCTTGTAATTTCCGGTGAAACATCTGCAGTAGAAAAAGCCTGTGAAGCGATGAAAGCAGCAGGAGCCAAACGTGCCCTGATTCTTCCTGTAGGAGGTGCTTTCCACTCTCCTATGATGGAGCCTGCAAGGGAAGAACTGGCAACAGCTATTGAAAATACTGCATTTTCAGAACCCCTTTGTCCGGTATATCAAAATGTAACGGCAGCTGCAGTATCTGATCCTGCAGAAATCAAAAAAAACCTGATCACACAACTTACGGCTCCCGTTCGATGGACGCAATCGGTACAACAAATGATCGCGGATGGCGCGACTTCATTTA
The Flavobacterium kingsejongi genome window above contains:
- a CDS encoding HAMP domain-containing sensor histidine kinase — translated: MQIRKKITITYIGLSSLSTLLLCLVVFFLFRKNNQYYFLKRLEDRAKIVASIHYQNDPEKARYYRELKKNGLEELVDENDFVLKISGTNTFEYNTSLSLPPEFYSGVMKSGTGWIEKDHKYYYAQVFKEADQEYMVIITAKDRRGDVSTIYITRILVFGGLGFILLAYLFGSFLARRVINPVSRITNEVKRISASNLNNRLPYTDSSDEISDLNRTFNDMLDRLETSFEIQANFINNASHELKTPITTIIAETEIMLLKERETSEYITTLQNIHTQASRLGNLTESMLKLTQTGYDGKKQVLDIARMDELLMEAKCDLDKLYPNNRVTIKLNNIPEDDSLLMIPCNRPLLELALTNIITNGVKYSDNNEVFVTLTADRSTIKILITDIGIGIPPEDIPYLYEPFFRGKKASKYTGYGLGLPLAMKIIRMHDGELLIQSEPDKGTVVTIVFKKNNIRNSNLNS
- a CDS encoding bestrophin family protein — protein: MKYVLGKIKVELLLVIIYATTFSLIHQYYQTISINIPIALPTIIGTIISLLLAFKSNQAYDRWWEARIVWGAIVNDSRTLIRQVISFYKDPDFSVEANNFKENFARRQASWCYSLGQSLRDKDPIKPIKHLLQEEELRFVKKHKHVPNAILSLHAKELTKATLSGKINVYQQVEIDNTITRLCDSMGKCERIKNTIFPTTYSMYIRFTLCLFILMLPFGLIDYLGWLQVPLVTTMAAAFFLIEKMAIHLQDPFENRPTDTPVTAIANNIERNLMQMVNEYRDEFAEEANSLAEAQHIVPVKNTYFVL
- the fabD gene encoding ACP S-malonyltransferase, translated to MKAYIFPGQGAQFTGMGKDLYENSALAKELFEKANTILGFRITDIMFEGTAEALKETKVTQPAVFLHSVILAKTLGEDFKPEMVAGHSLGEFSALVANGTLSFEDGLTLVSKRALAMQKACEIKPSTMAAVLGLEDKIVEEVCASIDGIVVAANYNCPGQLVISGETSAVEKACEAMKAAGAKRALILPVGGAFHSPMMEPAREELATAIENTAFSEPLCPVYQNVTAAAVSDPAEIKKNLITQLTAPVRWTQSVQQMIADGATSFTEVGPGKVLIGLVGKIDKNAATFSA